A single genomic interval of Antechinus flavipes isolate AdamAnt ecotype Samford, QLD, Australia chromosome 1, AdamAnt_v2, whole genome shotgun sequence harbors:
- the NSUN2 gene encoding RNA cytosine C(5)-methyltransferase NSUN2, translated as MGRRYRNRRRSQQPQQRPEPREDAADGDGKRDKSGWEGGYPEIIKENKLFEHYYQELKIVPEGEWEQFMQALREPLPATLRITGYKCHAKEILHCLKNKYFKELEDLVVDGQKVEVPQPLSWYPEELAWHTNLSRKILRKSPQLEKFHQFLVSETESGNISRQEAVSMIPPLLLNVQPHHKILDMCAAPGSKTAQLIEMLHADMNVSFPEGFVIANDVDNKRCYLLVHQAKRLSSPCIMVVNHDASSIPRLQIDMDGKKEILFYDRILCDVPCSGDGTMRKNIDVWKKWTTLNSLQLHGLQLRIATRGVEQLAEGGRMVYSTCSLNPIEDEAVIASLLEKSEGALELADVSSELPGLKWMPGITEWKVMTKDGQWFADWKDVPQSRHTQIRPTMFPPKCQENLKKMKLERCLRILPHHQNTGGFFVAVLVKKSSMPWNKRQPKLQRKSPMHTGEAAESNSSVSVKMSASAPTETSLTASAETGDRPVTETGGDETMQRTQNLESEINKKDGVCGPPPSKKMKLFGFKEDPFVFIPEDDPLFPPIQNFYALGPSFPKMNLLTRTQEGKKRQLYMVSKELRNVLLNNSERMKVINTGIKVWSRNNDGEQFGCAFRLAQEGIYTLYPFINSRIIVVCIEDIKILLTQENPFFSKFSSETHRQAKDMAKGSIVLKYEPDAQKPDTLQCPIVLCGWRGKTSIRAFVPKNERLHYLRMMGVEVFREKRKEESTNKLEESQTIAKQTDKEMDMECKTKESVNSDSQMEDELDELMQESLENSLDETESKMENDKPQDSKNQTQC; from the exons ATGGGGCGGCGGTATCGGAACCGGCGGCGCTCGCAGCAGCCACAGCAACGCCCGGAGCCTAGGGAGGACGCGGCGGACGGTGACGGGAAGCGGGATAAGTCG GGCTGGGAGGGCGGTTACCCCGAGATCATCAAAGAGAACAAGTTATTTGAACACTACTACCAGGAGCTGAAGATTGTGCCCGAGGGCGAATGGGAACAGTTCATGCAGGCCCTTCGGGAGCCTCTCCCGGCCACTCTGAGAATCACCGGCTACAAATG CCATGCAAAAGAAATTCTCCATTGCTTGAAGAACAAGTATTTCAAGGAACTAGAAGATTTGGTGGTAGATGGTCAGAAAGTTGAAGTACCACAACCTTTAAGCTG gTACCCAGAAGAGCTTGCATGGCACACAAATCTAAGTCGCAAAATCTTGAGGAAGTCTCCACAGTTGGAAAAATTTCACCAATTTTTGGTTAGCGAAACTGAATCT ggaaatatTAGTCGTCAGGAAGCTGTCAGTATGATTCCACCCTTGCTACTTAATGTTCAGCCTCATCATAAG ATTTTAGATATGTGTGCAGCACCTGGATCAAAGACTGCTCAGTTAATTGAAATGCTTCATGCTGATATGAATGTTTCCTTTCCAG AGGGATTTGTTATCGCTAATGATGTTGACAACAAACGCTGCTATTTGCTGGTTCATCAAGCAAAAAGGTTAAGCAGTCCTTGTATTATGGTTGTAAACCATGATGCTTCTAGCATTCCTAGACTGCAAATAGATATGGATGGAAAGAAGGAGATTCTCTTCTATGATAGAATTCTGTGTGATGTGCCCTGCAG tggaGATGGTACCATGAGGAAAAACATTGATGTATGGAAAAAGTGGACAACACTAAATAGTTTGCAACTACATgg TTTACAGCTTAGGATAGCAACACGTGGGGTTGAGCAGCTGGCGGAAGGTGGCAGGATGGTGTATTCCACATGTTCATTAAATCCTATTGAGGATGAAGCAGTCATAGCCTCACTGTTGGAGAAAagtgaag GGGCTTTGGAGCTTGCTGATGTTTCTTCTGAGTTGCCAGGTTTAAAGTGGATGCCTGGGATCACAGAGTGGAag gtAATGACAAAAGATGGACAGTGGTTTGCAGATTGGAAAGATGTACCTCAGAGTAGGCATACTCAAATTCGCCCTACTATGTTCCCCCcaaaatgtcaagaaaatttaaagaaaatgaagttagaaCGTTG CCTTCGAATATTACCACATCACCAGAATACCGGAGGGTTCTTTGTGGCAGTATTAGTCAAGAAATCTTCGATGCCTTGGAATAAACGTCAACCTAAG CTCCAGCGAAAATCTCCTATGCATACAGGAGAAGCTGCAGAATCTAATTCTTCAGTCTCTGTAAAGATGAGTGCTTCAGCCCCTACAGAAACAAGTCTCACAGCTTCTGCAGAAACAGGTGATAGACCTGTTACTGAAACTGGGGGGGATGAAACCATGCAGAGAACGCAAAATTTGGAGAGTGAGATTAACAAGAAAGATGGTGTATGTGG TCCACCCCcgtcaaagaaaatgaagttgtTTGGATTTAAAGAAGATCCATTTGTATTTATTCCTGAAGATGATCCATTATTTCCACCTATCca GAATTTTTATGCTTTGGGTCCTTCATTCCCAAAGATGAATTTATTGACTCGAACCCAAGAAGGGAAGAAACGACAATTGTATATGGTTTCTAAGGAGCTGAGAAACGTGTTGCTGAATAACAGTGAGAGAATGAAG GTTATTAACACTGGGATAAAAGTATGGTCTCGGAATAATGATGGAGAACAGTTTGGTTGTGCTTTCCGCCTGGCGCAAGAG ggaatatatacattgtatccatttattaattcaagaaTCATTGTTGTGTGTAtagaagatattaaaattttattaaccCAGGAAAACCCATTTTTTAGTAAGTTTAGTAGTGAGACACACAGACAAGCTAAAGATATGG CTAAGGGAAGCATTGTCCTGAAATATGAACCAGATGCTCA gAAACCAGATACTCTTCAGTGCCCTATTGTGCTATGTGGATGGCGTGGAAAAACTTCAATTCGTGCTTTTGTACCCAAGAATGAACGACTTCATTATCTAAGGATGATGGGAGTGGAGGtatttagagagaagagaaaagaagagtctacaaataaattagaggaaagcCAGACCATTGCCAAacagacagataaagaaatggatatGGAATGCAAAACAAAAGAATCGGTCAACTCAGATTCACAAATGGAGGACGAATTGGATGAATTaatgcaggaatcattggaaaaTTCCCTTGAtgaaacagaaagtaaaatggaaaatgacaagcCACAAGATTCCAAAAATCAAACCCAGTGTTGA